CTGTAAAGATATGTGCAGAGTTCTCTGCTAAAGGGTACGTTACAATCTCTGTAGAAGATGAAGGGGAGGGTTATGACTTTAACTGTTATAAGGCTGATTCCGGTGAGATTTATAATGTTAATGAAATATGTGAATTTCCGGAATGCGGGAGAGGTATCCTAATAGTCAGGGAACTTTGTAACAGTTTAAGATATAATGAGAAAGGCAATGCAGTATATGTAAGGAAGAAGATAACAGGAGATTAGGTTTTTTATTGGCAACAAAGATGTAGAAAAAGCTAATAAAGAATAAATTATAATAGATTTTTGAAGAATAGGGCGAATAAATTAGCACTATTATGATTATTAATGGTTATGATTAGTTGCCCTAACAATATGATTGATGGTATATTAAAAAA
Above is a genomic segment from Clostridiaceae bacterium containing:
- a CDS encoding ATP-binding protein, producing MDTYKVYKAIIPSEISAVKFAVKETLQYIQNCSCIDESTLFELKVILNELIINAIKHGNSYDSSKSVKICAEFSAKGYVTISVEDEGEGYDFNCYKADSGEIYNVNEICEFPECGRGILIVRELCNSLRYNEKGNAVYVRKKITGD